The following proteins are co-located in the Vigna unguiculata cultivar IT97K-499-35 chromosome 9, ASM411807v1, whole genome shotgun sequence genome:
- the LOC114162588 gene encoding uncharacterized protein LOC114162588, with translation MASSEVEIASSSPFGSVLRDRNHREECRESNAKGTHNHHAKLQRNNKNFVTDINTCRGVSSDSATNENNSGCCSSKNKGVNQRKAPKNTRLERLRFTRASSFNNNNGIINNKKETSLSLLISPRHSQLLDRWATRQAREMVSNMENGAELLSMDDVDIFPRTPSSTSEEESSSSEIPNMAASSLVQIWEKRLNQCVVSKTNASFEKIGSSSSPTNEHANASLPEEECFDGPSGNEESSFHSFPEWESSDHSVSPQARSESGVSVASIIKKLTSTSQNQSPTPSFIDENEQEGYFSSSMTSVTGSPCRERECGQQQPPSELKFACPLRIRGRQAFNDLLMQMENDRHRELNNLSERGAVSKFAQKGRIQALLRIKLLQRDLVANDRSRQNSTSCELNRQSQGSAIMQLRERFSSGVEPRTPVHAEVATPRSPRRKAVNKTIQLDHNTEEAPPSSDVMIQETNPRSDAKTQQKNSKETSEATTSMTDSGLNEMTDRAEASSEQNDITKSSNDETVNEEDISNQQYAESNAESGYQETLEVASNQNYAESSYGDEMEGEETDQNCDYESNYNWISEISRPRSYWEERRQAWYREMLETGSQNEDIRRLLERRTVSSFLSSDFRDRMDRLMESHRGTQAHLVNSQDYEENSQELMAFLQERLHSARASQEDGRDGIEEEEDEDNAEEHEHESLISDPYHEAGDYSNRSSSCSYRDNEGGDDFDRVVSPSGQPYQSQSFYPESRQSASPSTNHHSMEMELIYDLRGHMEQLYQEMSELKKIIKGCMNMQMELQQTMKVEVHSVKIQEKKSRNRTQKKKGNCCICYEVKVDSVLYRCGHMCACLKCAIELQCNSGKCPICRAKIVDVVRVYIDG, from the exons ATGGCATCGTCCGAGGTTGAGATTGCTTCTTCCTCGCCCTTCGGTTCCGTTCTGAGGGACCGCAACCACCGCGAAGAATGCAGGGAAAGCAACGCAAAGGGCACGCATAACCATCATGCTAAGTTACAGAGAAACAACAAGAACTTTGTCACGGACATTAACACGTGTCGGGGGGTGTCTTCTGATTCCGCAACAAACGAAAACAACAGCGGCTGCTGCAGCAGCAAGAACAAGGGCGTTAACCAGCGTAAGGCTCCGAAAAACACCCGCTTGGAGAGGCTTCGTTTCACACGAGCCAGCtccttcaacaacaacaacggcatcatcaacaacaaaaaGGAGACATCTTTGTCCTTGTTGATCAGCCCAAGACACTCGCAGCTTCTCGATCGATGGGCAACGAGACAGGCTCGGGAGATGGTGTCGAATATGGAGAATGGGGCTGAACTTCTCTCAATGGATGACGTTGACATTTTCCCAAGGACACCCAGTTCCACATCTGAGGAAGAATCAAGCTCCTCAGAGATTCCCAACATGGCTGCTTCTTCTCTTGTTCAGATATGGGAGAAGAGGCTAAACCAATGTGTTGTCTCCAAAACGAACGCATCGTTTGAGAAGATCGGTTCATCCTCTTCTCCCACGAATGAGCATGCTAATGCTTCATTGCCCGAGGAAGAATGCTTTGATGGACCCTCAGGGAATGAAGAAAGTTCCTTTCACTCATTTCCTGAGTGGGAATCGAGTGACCATTCCGTTTCGCCTCAAGCCAGGtctgagagtggtgtcagtgttgCTAGCATCATAAAGAAACTCACTTCCACCAGCCAGAACCAGAGTCCAACACCTTCCTTTATTGATGAGAATGAACAAGAAGGGTATTTTAGTAGTAGTATGACAAGTGTGACAGGTTCTCCTTGTAGAGAGCGTGAATGTGGTCAACAACAACCACCTTCAGAGCTTAAATTTGCGTGTCCCCTGCGAATTAGAGGGCGTCAAGCTTTCAATGATTTGCTTATGCAGATGGAGAATGACAGACACAGGGAGCTCAACAACTTGTCAGAGCGTGGAGCGGTGTCTAAGTTCGCACAAAAAGGTCGCATTCAG GCATTGCTTCGGATTAAATTATTGCAACGTGATCTGGTGGCTAATGATCGCTCCCGGCAGAATTCAACATCATGCGAACTAAACAGACAATCACAAGGGTCTGCAATTATGCAATTAAG GGAAAGATTTAGCAGTGGGGTTGAACCTAGAACTCCGGTCCATGCAGAAGTAGCTACCCCAAGAAGTCCTAGAAGAAAGGCAGTTAACAAAACCATTCAATTGG ATCATAATACTGAAGAAGCTCCTCCAAGTTCAGATGTCATGATCCAAGAAACAAATCCACGTTCAGATGCCAAGACTCAacaaaaaaactcaaaagaaaCTAGTGAGGCAACGACATCCATGACTGATTCAGGTCTAAATGAGATGACAGACAGAGCAGAAGCTAGTAGCGAACAGAATGATATTACTAAAAGTAGTAATGATGAGACAGTAAATGAGGAAGATATTAGTAACCAGCAGTATGCTGAATCCAATGCTGAATCCGGTTACCAGGAGACACTAGAAGTGGCAAGTAATCAGAACTATGCTGAAAGCAGTTATGGTGATGAGATGGAAGGAGAGGAAACTGACCAGAATTGTGACTATGAAAGTAATTATAACTGGATCAGTGAAATTTCTAGGCCTAGGAGCTATTGGGAAGAGCGCAGGCAAGCCTGGTATAGAGAGATGCTTGAAACTGGTTCTCAGAATGAGGATATAAGGAGGCTTCTTGAAAG AAGAACAGTGTCAAGTTTCCTTTCTAGTGACTTCCGGGATAGAATGGATAGATTGATGGAATCTCATAGGGGAACACAAGCACATTTAGTGAATAGCCAGGACTATGAGGAAAACAGCCAAGAATTGATGGCATTTTTGCAGGAACGCTTGCATTCTGCAAGAGCTTCTCAAGAAGATGGAAGAGATGGAAttgaggaagaagaggatgaggATAATGCAGAGGAGCACGAGCACGAGAGCTTGATAAGTGATCCATATCATGAAGCTGGTGATTATTCTAATCGTTCCTCATCATGCAGTTACAGGGACAATGAAGGCGGTGACGATTTTGATAGAGTTGTTTCTCCATCCGGACAACCTTATCAATCTCAATCTTTCTATCCAGAGAGTCGGCAATCTGCATCTCCATCCACCAATCATCATTCAATG GAAATGGAACTGATATATGATTTGAGAGGGCACATGGAGCAACTCTATCAGGAGATGTCAGAgctgaagaaaataataaagggCTGCATGAATATGCAGATGGAATTACAACAAACCATGAAAGTAGAGGTTCACTCAG ttaaaatacaagaaaaaaagtCCCGTAACAGGACTCAAAAAAAGAAAGGCAACTGCTGCATTTGCTATGAGGTCAAAGTTGACTCTGTTTTGTACAG GTGTGGACACATGTGTGCGTGTCTGAAGTGTGCCATCGAGTTGCAATGTAACAGTGGAAAATGTCCCATATGTCGGGCTAAAATAGTGGATGTTGTTCGAGTATATATTGACGGTTAG
- the LOC114196323 gene encoding LRR receptor-like serine/threonine-protein kinase GSO1 has protein sequence MREASMRISTLGFVLLLCFSSALLCRGNESTMRVLLEVKSSFTEDPENVLRDWSENNTDYCSWRGVSCGSKKLNSLDADDDSVQVVGLNLSDSSLGGSISPSLGGLQNLLHLDLSLNRLEGPIPSALSNLTSLESLLLHSNQLNGQIPTELDSLMRLRVLRIGNNQLSGPIPETLGYMPSLEYLGLASCRLSGQIPAQLGRLSELQYLSLQENDLTGPIPYEVGYCWSLQVFSAAGNNLNGSVPSELSLLRKLQILNLANNSLTGSIPSQLGQLSQLTYLNLMGNQLEGRIPPSLAQLGNLQNLDLTNNTLTGEIPEELGNMGQLQYLVLSGNKLNGTIPRTICSNATSLETLLMGDNGLHGEIPAELGECQSLKQLDLSGNDLNGSIPIEVYGLTGLTDLLLHNNTLDGSISPFIGNLTNMQSLALFHNNLRGDLPREIGTLGKMEIMYLYDNQLSGKIPLEIGNCSSLQWVDFFGNHFSGEIPFTIGRLKDLNFLHLRQNELVGVIPPTLGNCHKLTVLDLADNRLSGGIPATFGFLRNLEQFILYNNSLEGSLPHQLVNLANLTRVNLSNNRLNGSLAPLCSSSSFLSFDVTDNEFDGEIPFVLGNSPSLDRLRLGNNKFSGEIPRTLGKITALSLLDVSGNSLTGGIPDELSLCNNLTHVDLNNNLLTGHIPLWLGNLPQLGEVKLSFNQFSGSIPLGLLKQPKLIVLSLNNNSLSGTLPGDIGDLVSLNTLRLDHNNLSGPIPQTIGKLNNLYELRLSRNGFSGEIPIEIGSLQNVQSILDLSYNNLSGHIPSSIGMLSKLEVLNLSHNALTGEVPSAVGELTSLQKLDISYNNLQGALDKQFSRWPHESFEGNIHLCGASLARCIGGDKRSVFSNTSVIIVSTLSTLAVIALLVLVVIVLFKSKQEFFRRGSELSFVFSSSSRAHKRSLIPLTVPAKRDFRWQDIMYSTNNLSDEFVVGCGGSGTVYRVELPSGEIVAVKKISGKDDYLLNKSFIREIKTLGRIKHRHLVKLMGCCSNRMKGTGWNLLIYEYMENGSVWDWLHGVPLKAKRILDWDTRFKIAMGLAHGVEYLHHDCVPKIIHRDIKSSNILLDSNMEAHLGDFGLAKSIIENPESNAESNSCFAGSYGYIAPEYAYTLKATEKTDVYSMGVVFMELVTGKMPTDAGFGAEMDMVRWVKMNLEKEGTAVEEVIDPQLKPLLPGEEFAALQVLEIALHCTKTAPQERPTSRQVCHHLQHVSNNKIVDFDKKNLDHY, from the exons ATGAGAGAAGCATCAATGAGGATTTCAACCCTTGGTTTTGTGCTCCTCCTGTGTTTTTCTTCTGCACTCCTTTGCCGTGGTAATGAGAGCACCATGAGAGTGCTTTTGGAGGTGAAATCATCGTTCACTGAAGACCCAGAAAATGTTTTAAGGGATTGGTCAGAGAACAACACCGATTACTGTAGCTGGAGAGGGGTGTCATGTGGTTCAAAGAAGCTCAATTCTTTGGATGCTGATGACGACTCGGTGCAAGTGGTGGGACTCAACCTGTCCGATTCGTCACTCGGTGGGTCGATATCACCGTCACTCGGTGGTTTGCAAAACCTGCTGCACCTTGATCTCTCTTTAAACCGCCTCGAGGGTCCCATTCCATCGGCCCTCTCGAACCTCACTTCGTTGGAATCTCTCCTTCTCCACTCCAACCAACTCAACGGTCAAATCCCCACCGAGTTAGACTCGCTCATGCGTCTCCGAGTTTTGCGAATCGGTAACAACCAACTCAGTGGCCCGATTCCTGAGACGCTTGGGTATATGCCCAGCCTCGAGTACCTTGGTTTGGCCTCATGCAGACTCAGCGGTCAGATCCCGGCCCAGCTTGGTCGACTCAGTGAGTTGCAATATTTGTCTCTGCAGGAAAACGACTTGACTGGGCCGATTCCGTACGAAGTGGGGTACTGCTGGAGCCTTCAGGTCTTCAGCGCCGCCGGGAACAACCTCAATGGCTCGGTTCCGAGTGAACTGAGTCTACTCAGGAAACTTCAAATTCTGAACCTCGCCAACAACAGCCTAACCGGGTCTATTCCGAGTCAACTCGGGCAGCTGAGTCAGCTTACATATCTGAATTTAATGGGTAACCAACTCGAGGGTCGCATTCCACCGTCTCTGGCTCAATTGGGTAACCTTCAAAATCTGGACTTGACAAATAATACGCTTACTGGGGAAATTCCAGAGGAGTTAGGGAACATGGGTCAGTTACAATATCTGGTTCTCTCTGGGAACAAACTCAATGGAACCATTCCAAGAACCATATGTTCCAATGCGACAAGTTTGGAGACCTTGCTGATGGGAGATAATGGACTTCATGGTGAGATACCAGCTGAGTTGGGTGAGTGCCAATCCCTGAAACAACTTGATTTATCAGGCAATGATCTCAACGGGTCAATACCTATTGAGGTTTATGGGTTGACGGGGCTAACCGATCTCTTACTTCACAACAACACTTTGGATGGTTCAATCTCTCCCTTCATAGGAAACCTCACTAACATGCAGAGTCTTGCACTGTTTCATAACAACTTGCGGGGTGATCTTCCCAGAGAGATTGGGACGCTTGGGAAAATGGAGATAATGTATCTTTATGATAATCAGTTATCAGGGAAGATTCCTCTCGAGATCGGTAACTGTTCAAGCTTGCAATGGGTTGATTTTTTTGGAAACCATTTCAGTGGTGAAATTCCCTTCACTATAGGGAGGCTGAAAGATTTGAACTTTTTGCACCTTAGGCAGAATGAACTTGTGGGTGTGATTCCCCCAACACTTGGGAACTGTCATAAACTCACTGTGCTGGATTTGGCAGATAATCGCCTCTCAGGTGGCATTCCAGCAACATTCGGATTCCTCAGAAACTTGGAGCAGTTCATTCTCTACAACAATTCTCTTGAAGGTAGTCTTCCTCACCAACTTGTAAATCTAGCAAACCTCACCAGAGTGAATCTTTCAAATAACAGACTGAATGGTAGTTTGGCTCCATTGTGTAGCTCTagttcctttctttcttttgatgTCACAGATAATGAATTTGACGGTGAAATACCCTTTGTCCTGGGAAATTCACCTTCCCTTGACAGGTTGAGATTAGGTAACAACAAGTTTTCAGGTGAAATTCCAAGGACATTGGGAAAAATCACCGCATTGTCATTGTTAGACGTCTCAGGAAATTCACTCACGGGTGGAATACCAGATGAGCTTTCTTTGTGCAATAACCTGACTCACGTTGATTTGAACAACAATCTTCTAACTGGACACATACCGCTATGGCTTGGAAATTTGCCTCAGTTGGGAGAGGTTAAGCTCTCATTCAATCAATTTTCTGGGTCTATTCCACTAGGCCTACTCAAACAACCCAAGTTGATTGTTCTTTCCTTGAATAACAATTCTCTCAGTGGAACTCTCCCAGGTGATATCGGCGATCTTGTATCTCTTAACACCCTCAGGCTGGACCATAATAACCTCTCTGGACCAATCCCTCAAACAATAGGTAAATTGAACAATCTTTATGAGCTGCGGCTATCCAGGAATGGCTTTAGTGGGGAAATACCAATTGAGATTGGAAGTCTTCAAAATGTCCAAAGCATTTTGGACTTAAGTTACAATAATCTCTCTGGTCATATCCCTTCTTCAATTGGCATGCTGTCAAAATTGGAAGTACTTAATCTTTCTCACAATGCACTCACTGGAGAAGTGCCTTCAGCAGTTGGTGAATTGACCAGTTTGCAGAAGCTTGACATCTCTTACAATAACCTTCAAGGAGCATTGGATAAGCAATTCTCTCGCTGGCCTCATGAATCATTTGAAGGGAACATTCATCTTTGTGGAGCCTCCCTTGCAAGATGCATAGGTGGTGATAAGCGATCAGTCTTCAGCAATACATCAGTGATTATAGTCTCTACACTTTCAACTTTAGCTGTAATTGCTTTACTTGTACTTGTAGTGATCGTCTTGTTTAAAAGCAAGCAAGAATTTTTCAGGAGAGGCAGTGAACTGAGTTTTGTTTTCTCCTCTTCTTCACGAGCACATAAACGATCGTTGATCCCTCTGACTGTGCCTGCAAAGAGAGATTTCAGGTGGCAAGACATCATGTATTCCACAAACAATCTAAGTGATGAGTTTGTAGTTGGTTGTGGAGGCTCTGGGACAGTGTACAGAGTTGAATTGCCCTCTGGAGAGATCGTGGCTGTGAAGAAGATTTCAGGAAAAGATGATTATCTGTTGAACAAAAGCTTTATAAGAGAAATCAAAACCTTAGGGAGGATCAAACATAGGCATCTGGTAAAACTGATGGGTTGTTGTAGCAACAGAATGAAAGGAACAGGTTGGAATCTGTTGATATATGAGTACATGGAGAATGGGAGTGTTTGGGATTGGTTACATGGGGTGCCCCTCAAAGCAAAGAGGATCCTTGATTGGGACACAAGGTTCAAAATTGCAATGGGATTAGCTCACGGAGTGGAGTACCTCCATCACGATTGTGTGCCAAAGATCATTCACAGGGACATCAAATCCAGCAACATTTTACTAGATTCCAACATGGAGGCACACCTGGGAGACTTTGGACTCGCAAAATCAATCATTGAGAATCCAGAATCTAATGCAGAATCTAATTCTTGCTTTGCTGGATCTTATGGATACATAGCCCCAG AGTATGCATACACACTGAAGGCCACAGAGAAAACTGATGTGTACAGCATGGGAGTTGTGTTTATGGAACTTGTTACTGGTAAAATGCCAACAGATGCAGGTTTCGGAGCAGAGATGGACATGGTGAGATGGGTGAAGATGAACCTTGAGAAGGAAGGCACTGCGGTTGAAGAAGTGATAGATCCTCAGCTGAAACCCCTTTTGCCTGGTGAAGAGTTTGCTGCATTGCAGGTGCTGGAGATAGCCTTACACTGCACAAAAACTGCACCACAAGAGAGGCCAACATCAAGGCAAGTATGCCATCATCTCCAGCACGTATCCAACAACAAAATTGTGGATTTTGATAAGAAGAATCTGGATCATTACTGA
- the LOC114164314 gene encoding peroxidase 7-like, protein MCNSSLPLFLLLVLCIISASADPYYENSDYKPSSSYTTTSDTVFSLKVPTLDETTFDNLLSFGYYRKTCPKFESILHNKVKEWIKKDYTLAASLMRLHFHDCSVRGCDGSILLKHDGSERTAEASKTLRGFEVVDDIKAELEKQCPKTVSCADILTAAARDATVEVGGPYWAVPYGRKDGKVSIAEEAALVPMGHENITSMIEFFQSRGMTVLDLVVLSGAHTIGRTSCGSIQYRLYNYEGTGKADPTIDPKYLNFLQRKCRWASEYVDLDATTPKIFDNVYYINLKKKMGLLSTDQLLYSDPRTAPLVSALTSTHSVFEHQFAVSMGKLGIVDVITDQDEGEIRTNCNFVNAYY, encoded by the exons ATGTGTAACTCTTCCCTcccattgtttcttcttttggtTTTGTGCATCATTTCAGCCTCAGCTGATCCTTATTACGAAAACTCTGACTATAAACCTTCCTCTTCCTACACAACCACAAGTGACACTGTCTTCTCTCTTAAAGTACCAACGTTAGATGAAACCACCTTTGATAATCTTCTATCCTTTGGTTACTACCGCAAAACCTGCCCCAAGTTTGAGTCCATCCTACACAACAAAGTGAAAGAATGGATCAAGAAGGACTACACTTTAGCAGCTAGTCTCATGAGGCTCCACTTCCATGATTGCTCTGTCAGG GGATGTGATGGGTCTATTCTGTTGAAGCATGATGGAAGTGAGAGAACAGCAGAAGCTAGCAAGACGCTGAGAGGGTTTGAAGTGGTGGATGATATCAAGGCAGAGTTAGAGAAACAATGTCCCAAGACTGTGTCTTGTGCTGACATTCTCACTGCTGCTGCAAGGGATGCCACAGTTGAGGTAGGTGGACCTTATTGGGCCGTTCCTTATGGTAGGAAAGATGGTAAAGTCTCCATTGCTGAGGAAGCAGCTTTGGTGCCTATGGGCCATGAAAACATCACTTCCATGATTGAGTTTTTCCAGTCCAGAGGCATGACTGTGCTTGACTTGGTTGTTCTCTCAG GGGCTCATACTATTGGAAGAACTTCATGTGGGTCCATTCAATATAGGCTATACAATTACGAAGGAACAGGAAAAGCAGACCCAACCATAGATCCTAAGTATCTGAACTTCTTGCAAAGGAAGTGCAGATGGGCCTCAGAGTATGTGGATCTTGATGCTACAACACCAAAGATCTTTGACAATGTTTACTAcataaatttgaagaaaaaaatggggtTGTTATCTACTGATCAGTTGCTGTACTCAGATCCAAGGACTGCACCTCTTGTTTCAGCATTGACTTCTACACATTCTGTTTTTGAGCACCAATTTGCAGTGTCAATGGGAAAGCTTGGCATTGTTGATGTTATCACTGACCAAGATGAAGGAGAAATCAGGACCAATTGCAATTTTGTTAATGCTTATTATTGA
- the LOC114164740 gene encoding uncharacterized protein LOC114164740 isoform X2 has protein sequence MILRRTDISPSKAPFLALLLSPRTLLPMHPKPLPIRKLRNRTLSKLLQARELDGRHVIYSHYCKCNFAEEYGKIQASKPVVWRYRGTDKIGVCALEHLRVDVQTLQGQTETDVLLTGSINGSLSFSEVGGVGQYFDDGTKWMADCLRNYVKGKTFEHDEVHKPVFRPNRAALLMPSRISCIRLGPKCSPQAENDGSLAGRVLFTTLGSETSGGSVYTLGLLEPLNLGPGILNTWSGLEEIASFRCTLWTAEYDYNRHRAVIGTNLGGASVDLETRMETWFLRCKSDVFAQQIINSGNVILCGLRNGAIVTADFRERRESLSDRLITHRIPYNSDTKVGSSKKEWFKLKGDIYPSHTIRMPSSISSLVSLQFDEQYFVASSMDGSIRLYDHRLLQRGAVQCYEGHVNSHTRIQLGVDPAERFVMSGGEDCKLRLWSLKSGELLFEDKFSDSILSTMCYKTYSSCKAEEENQYKRDSSQGAWLGSHEGLFYMRW, from the exons ATGATCCTGAGAAGAACAGATATTTCCCCATCAAAGGCCCCATTCCTGGCTCTTCTTCTAAGCCCAAGAACCCTACTCCCAATGCACCCCAAACCCCTTCCAATCAG GAAGCTCAGAAACAGGACCTTGTCGAAGCTGCTTCAGGCTAGAGAGTTGGATGGTCGCCATGTCATTTACTCTCATTATTGCAAATGTAACTTTGCCGAGGAATACGGGAAAATTCAAGCATCTAAACCTGTG GTCTGGAGATACCGGGGAACAGATAAGATCGGTGTTTGTGCTTTGGAACACTTGCGCGTTGATGTGCAGACGTTGCAGGGGCAAACTGAAACTGATGTTTTATTGACGGGCAGCATAAATGGCTCCTTGAG TTTTTCTGAAGTTGGAGGGGTTGGACAATATTTTGATGACGGGACAAAATGGATGGCAGATTGTTTGAGGAATTATGTTAAAGGGAAAACATTTGAGCATGATGAAGTGCATAAGCCAGTTTTCAGACCTAATCGAGCTGCATTGCTTATGCCCTCCAGAATATCTTGTATAAGGTTGGGTCCAAAGTGCTCTCCTCAGGCAGAGAATGATGGTTCTCTTGCAGGACGTGTTTT ATTTACTACACTGGGATCAGAAACGTCAGGTGGATCGGTTTATACTCTTGGTCTTCTTGAACCATTAAATCTTGGACCAGGTATACTGAACACATGGAGCGGACTTGAGGAAATTGCTTCTTTCAGATGTACCCTCTGGACAGCAGAATATGATTATAATAGACACCGGGCTGTAATTG GTACAAATTTAGGAGGTGCTTCAGTGGATCTGGAAACAAGGATGGAAACATGGTTTTTACGTTGTAAAAGTGATGTTTTTGCACAACAAATTATTAATTCT GGAAATGTGATTTTATGCGGGCTTAGAAATGGGGCCATTGTGACTGCAGATTTTCGTGAGAGAAGAGAAAGTCTTTCTGATAGACTTATTACCCATCGAATACCATATAATTCAGATACGAAAGTTGGAAGTTCTAAAAAGGAATGGTTCAAG CTCAAAGGAGACATATATCCTTCCCATACAATTAGGATGCCTTCATCTATATCTTC TTTGGTGTCACTTCAGTTTGATGAGCAGTACTTTGTAGCAAGCTCAATGGATGGATCG ATTAGGCTTTATGATCATCGTCTACTTCAGAGGGGTGCCGTTCAATGTTATGAAGGGCACGTGAATTCTCATACTCGTATACAACTTGGTGTCGACCCAGCTGAGAGATTTGTTATGTCAG GGGGAGAGGATTGCAAACTACGGTTATGGAGTCTCAAGTCTGGTGAATTGCTTTTTGAGGACAAGTTCTCTGATTCAATCCTCTCCACAATGTGCTATAAAACATACAGCA GTTGTAAAGCAGAAGAGGAAAACCAATACAAGCGTGACTCCTCTCAGGGTGCATGGCTTGGATCACATGAAGGACTGTTTTATATGCGCTGGTGA
- the LOC114164740 gene encoding uncharacterized protein LOC114164740 isoform X1 codes for MAPARELPGFYYDPEKNRYFPIKGPIPGSSSKPKNPTPNAPQTPSNQLKQSGRSCCRKLRNRTLSKLLQARELDGRHVIYSHYCKCNFAEEYGKIQASKPVVWRYRGTDKIGVCALEHLRVDVQTLQGQTETDVLLTGSINGSLSFSEVGGVGQYFDDGTKWMADCLRNYVKGKTFEHDEVHKPVFRPNRAALLMPSRISCIRLGPKCSPQAENDGSLAGRVLFTTLGSETSGGSVYTLGLLEPLNLGPGILNTWSGLEEIASFRCTLWTAEYDYNRHRAVIGTNLGGASVDLETRMETWFLRCKSDVFAQQIINSGNVILCGLRNGAIVTADFRERRESLSDRLITHRIPYNSDTKVGSSKKEWFKLKGDIYPSHTIRMPSSISSLVSLQFDEQYFVASSMDGSIRLYDHRLLQRGAVQCYEGHVNSHTRIQLGVDPAERFVMSGGEDCKLRLWSLKSGELLFEDKFSDSILSTMCYKTYSSCKAEEENQYKRDSSQGAWLGSHEGLFYMRW; via the exons ATGGCACCGGCGCGAG AGCTTCCGGGGTTTTACTATGATCCTGAGAAGAACAGATATTTCCCCATCAAAGGCCCCATTCCTGGCTCTTCTTCTAAGCCCAAGAACCCTACTCCCAATGCACCCCAAACCCCTTCCAATCAG TTAAAGCAGAGTGGTAGGAGTTGTTGTAGGAAGCTCAGAAACAGGACCTTGTCGAAGCTGCTTCAGGCTAGAGAGTTGGATGGTCGCCATGTCATTTACTCTCATTATTGCAAATGTAACTTTGCCGAGGAATACGGGAAAATTCAAGCATCTAAACCTGTG GTCTGGAGATACCGGGGAACAGATAAGATCGGTGTTTGTGCTTTGGAACACTTGCGCGTTGATGTGCAGACGTTGCAGGGGCAAACTGAAACTGATGTTTTATTGACGGGCAGCATAAATGGCTCCTTGAG TTTTTCTGAAGTTGGAGGGGTTGGACAATATTTTGATGACGGGACAAAATGGATGGCAGATTGTTTGAGGAATTATGTTAAAGGGAAAACATTTGAGCATGATGAAGTGCATAAGCCAGTTTTCAGACCTAATCGAGCTGCATTGCTTATGCCCTCCAGAATATCTTGTATAAGGTTGGGTCCAAAGTGCTCTCCTCAGGCAGAGAATGATGGTTCTCTTGCAGGACGTGTTTT ATTTACTACACTGGGATCAGAAACGTCAGGTGGATCGGTTTATACTCTTGGTCTTCTTGAACCATTAAATCTTGGACCAGGTATACTGAACACATGGAGCGGACTTGAGGAAATTGCTTCTTTCAGATGTACCCTCTGGACAGCAGAATATGATTATAATAGACACCGGGCTGTAATTG GTACAAATTTAGGAGGTGCTTCAGTGGATCTGGAAACAAGGATGGAAACATGGTTTTTACGTTGTAAAAGTGATGTTTTTGCACAACAAATTATTAATTCT GGAAATGTGATTTTATGCGGGCTTAGAAATGGGGCCATTGTGACTGCAGATTTTCGTGAGAGAAGAGAAAGTCTTTCTGATAGACTTATTACCCATCGAATACCATATAATTCAGATACGAAAGTTGGAAGTTCTAAAAAGGAATGGTTCAAG CTCAAAGGAGACATATATCCTTCCCATACAATTAGGATGCCTTCATCTATATCTTC TTTGGTGTCACTTCAGTTTGATGAGCAGTACTTTGTAGCAAGCTCAATGGATGGATCG ATTAGGCTTTATGATCATCGTCTACTTCAGAGGGGTGCCGTTCAATGTTATGAAGGGCACGTGAATTCTCATACTCGTATACAACTTGGTGTCGACCCAGCTGAGAGATTTGTTATGTCAG GGGGAGAGGATTGCAAACTACGGTTATGGAGTCTCAAGTCTGGTGAATTGCTTTTTGAGGACAAGTTCTCTGATTCAATCCTCTCCACAATGTGCTATAAAACATACAGCA GTTGTAAAGCAGAAGAGGAAAACCAATACAAGCGTGACTCCTCTCAGGGTGCATGGCTTGGATCACATGAAGGACTGTTTTATATGCGCTGGTGA